One Castanea sativa cultivar Marrone di Chiusa Pesio chromosome 4, ASM4071231v1 DNA window includes the following coding sequences:
- the LOC142630233 gene encoding transcription factor PRE3: protein MSSRRSRSRQPGGSRITDDQINDLVSKLQQLLPEIRDRRSDKVSAANVLQETCNYIRNLHREVDDLSERLSGLLATTDTAQAAIIRSLLMQ from the exons ATGTCTAGCAGAAGGTCAAGGTCGAGGCAACCTGGTGGTTCAAGGATCACTGATGATCAGATCAACGATCTTGTTTCCAAGTTGCAACAGCTTCTTCCTGAGATTCGTGATAGACGCTCTGACAAG GTTTCAGCTGCCAATGTGTTACAGGAGACGTGCAACTATATTAGAAACTTGCATAGGGAGGTTGATGATCTAAGTGAGCGACTGTCTGGGCTGTTGGCTACTACAGACACTGCCCAAGCTGCTATAATTAGGAGTTTACTTATGCAGTAA